The sequence GGATGAAGCGTTCGGCCTTGCCATTGGTGCGTGGCGTATAGGGCCGGGTGCGGACATGCCGGAGCCCGGCTCGGGCGAGCAGGTCGCGGAAGTCGCGGCTGCGATAGGCGCTGCCGTTATCGCTCATGACCCGTTCGACGCGGACGCCGTTCCGGGCGAACCAGTCGAGCGCCCGGGTCATGAAGGCGCAGGCGGAGGCTTTCTTCTCGTCGGGCAGGACTTCGGTGT comes from Aliidongia dinghuensis and encodes:
- a CDS encoding integrase core domain-containing protein, which gives rise to TEVLPDEKKASACAFMTRALDWFARNGVRVERVMSDNGSAYRSRDFRDLLARAGLRHVRTRPYTPRTNGKAERFIQTSLREWAYAEPYQSSRERTEAMPGWIDAYNLARPHSAHKGIPPFTRLNNLLGNDS